One Pseudanabaena sp. FACHB-2040 DNA window includes the following coding sequences:
- a CDS encoding response regulator, which yields MSSLHHTILLVEDDPGDVFRIQRAFRKANVVSPLEVVTDGEQAIHYLQGQGVYQDRDRYPVPILVLLDLKLPRYSGFEVLTWLRDESTLKHLPVVVLTSSEYQIDIDRAYALGANSYLVKPPDTDGLLEMVKAVGLFWLIFNRPPQLGIS from the coding sequence ATGAGCAGTTTGCATCACACCATTTTGCTGGTGGAAGATGATCCGGGCGATGTCTTTAGAATCCAAAGGGCGTTTCGCAAGGCTAATGTAGTCAGCCCTCTGGAAGTGGTCACCGATGGGGAGCAGGCGATTCACTATCTTCAGGGGCAGGGCGTTTATCAAGACCGCGATCGCTACCCGGTGCCTATCTTGGTGCTGCTCGATCTCAAGCTGCCACGTTACTCCGGCTTTGAAGTTTTAACCTGGTTGAGAGATGAATCCACCCTAAAGCACTTGCCAGTTGTGGTTCTGACGTCCTCGGAATATCAGATAGATATTGACCGTGCCTACGCCCTAGGGGCTAATTCCTACCTGGTTAAGCCGCCCGACACCGATGGGCTGCTAGAAATGGTAAAAGCGGTTGGTTTGTTTTGGCTAATTTTCAACCGTCCTCCGCAATTGGGCATTAGTTGA
- a CDS encoding PAS domain S-box protein — MNYPYRLWPALSFHRAAKAAAVFVITVGCLVLLGWLLDIDLLKTALPGSVTLRPTTALGLMLAGTTLLLLSEPTTPKQHRLSQFGSLGVIAVGLTTLINYVSNWPLTINPLFFTHYIEFFPSAPIGHMSPLTGICFVLLGSALGISSTRYQWRDHQERWVEILALASSLISAQVLVAYLYQVEPIIRFTAYPQMPLHGAISFMVLAAGLVLTQPQQGFVGIMTADSVGGAVARRLLPAAIAVPLILGGFRIVAARMGLFDPDFGTSLLAVLHTLIFAGIVAWNAQQLHRIDLQRQAALRALAQANEALEDRIEERTAQLQAANERLNLAIDGAGMATWDVDLQSGTTLWSAHAFRLMGYESAPSGEATWEMWQSRIHADDLDWVSQGIEAARQNHQLCCPEHRIIRADNGQIAWLRMFGRFLYSSTGQATRFVAVLFDDTARKQTQEERDRFFTLSLDMLCIAGTDGYFKQINPAWENTLGYSQAELLAQPYLTLVHPDDQRETAVEAGGVSEGGASFRFENRYRCKDGSYRWLSWSSVLNAESSLIYAVARDVTAQKQTEQQLAEQAATLQRQADLLNLAYEAIFVRSQQGTITYWNRGAEAMYGWSQQEVLGHSPQTLLQTQMPDSISSLNALVLEQERWQGELKHTCKDGHQIIVESRQVLIRDEAGRPTGFLEVNRDITERKQIEQVQQQLATIVENSPDFVATADLDGQLRYLNPAGRALVGLNPTEPIRHLNGKDFHLPERSAFMENQMMATLLEQGVWQGETLLRHFQSGELIPVYQTAFVMRDRKTGHPLSIATVIRDIRERKQAEADLREGEKRFRAAVLHAPLPIILHAEDGEVVEVNRSWTDLSGYSHEEIPTIADWTEKAYGNRQEVVQSDIEHLHHLDHRVSEGAYTIKTRSGETRVWDFYSAPLGQLSDGRSLVISTAIDITERNQAETNLQESLKDLADFKFALDQSSIVAMTDAQGIIIYVNDKFCELSQYSAEELIGQNHRIINSGYHSRAFFHQMWATISAGQVWQGEIRNRAKDGTFYWVATTIVPFLDPQGRPYQYIAVRSDITARKAAEANLQQLNVTLEQRVEKRTAQLQESNRDLEAFSYTVAHDLRAPLRGIQGFAQALLEDYGDQLDETAQEYIQSIFEGTHRMNQLVDDLLAYSRLSREQVRLTTVSLAHVVAEAQDQLAADLQEQQAQVVVANSLPSVIGQRPVLVQMVVNLLSNAVKFVPAGSQPQVRIWAEGLTDSAAGVTSDSPSSARVRLWVEDNGIGIEPEYREQIFGVFERLHSRDAYPGTGIGLAIVRKGAERLGGRVGVETAPGQGSRFWIELRGAE, encoded by the coding sequence GTGAATTATCCATACCGCCTCTGGCCAGCCCTCTCGTTTCATAGAGCAGCTAAAGCTGCAGCAGTCTTTGTCATCACTGTTGGCTGCTTAGTTTTGCTCGGCTGGCTTTTAGACATCGACCTGCTTAAAACAGCCCTACCGGGTTCGGTGACCTTGCGCCCCACCACGGCGCTAGGGCTGATGTTGGCAGGCACCACACTGCTGCTGCTGAGCGAACCTACCACGCCCAAACAGCATCGGCTGAGTCAGTTCGGCAGCCTAGGGGTGATCGCCGTTGGCCTAACTACCCTGATTAACTACGTCTCTAACTGGCCTCTGACGATCAATCCCTTATTTTTTACCCATTACATAGAGTTTTTTCCCTCGGCCCCAATAGGCCATATGTCGCCGCTGACCGGCATCTGCTTTGTCTTACTGGGCAGCGCCTTGGGCATCAGCAGCACTCGCTACCAGTGGCGTGATCATCAGGAGCGCTGGGTAGAAATCCTGGCGCTGGCCAGTAGCCTGATCTCGGCCCAGGTGCTTGTGGCCTACCTCTATCAGGTAGAGCCAATCATTCGGTTTACTGCCTACCCACAGATGCCTTTACACGGGGCGATCTCGTTTATGGTGCTGGCAGCAGGCCTGGTTTTGACCCAACCACAGCAGGGGTTCGTTGGCATTATGACAGCAGACAGCGTTGGAGGAGCAGTGGCCCGCCGCTTGCTGCCCGCTGCGATCGCAGTGCCCCTAATCCTTGGCGGGTTTCGCATTGTCGCAGCTCGCATGGGCCTGTTTGATCCTGACTTTGGCACGTCTTTGCTGGCTGTCCTACACACCTTGATCTTTGCCGGTATTGTCGCCTGGAATGCCCAACAGCTCCACCGCATTGATCTGCAGCGGCAGGCAGCCCTCAGAGCCTTGGCTCAAGCCAATGAAGCGCTAGAAGACCGGATTGAGGAGCGCACAGCCCAGCTACAGGCCGCCAACGAGCGATTGAACCTGGCCATTGATGGGGCTGGCATGGCAACTTGGGATGTGGATCTGCAGAGCGGCACAACCCTGTGGTCAGCCCACGCCTTTCGGCTAATGGGGTATGAGTCTGCACCCAGCGGCGAAGCTACGTGGGAGATGTGGCAGAGTCGCATTCACGCTGATGATCTAGATTGGGTTTCGCAAGGGATTGAAGCGGCCAGACAGAATCATCAGCTCTGCTGCCCAGAGCACCGCATTATTCGAGCAGACAATGGGCAGATAGCCTGGCTGCGGATGTTTGGGCGATTTCTCTACAGCTCCACTGGGCAAGCCACCCGCTTTGTGGCCGTTCTCTTTGACGATACCGCACGTAAGCAGACCCAGGAAGAACGCGATCGCTTCTTCACCCTGTCGCTTGACATGCTCTGTATTGCCGGTACTGATGGCTATTTCAAGCAGATCAACCCTGCTTGGGAAAATACTCTAGGCTACAGCCAGGCAGAACTCCTGGCCCAACCCTATCTCACCCTAGTTCACCCCGACGATCAAAGAGAAACCGCTGTAGAAGCAGGAGGCGTATCTGAGGGAGGCGCGTCTTTCCGTTTTGAAAATCGTTACCGCTGCAAAGACGGTTCATACAGGTGGCTCTCTTGGTCATCGGTCTTAAATGCCGAGAGTAGTTTAATCTATGCAGTCGCGCGGGATGTTACGGCTCAAAAACAAACTGAGCAGCAGCTAGCGGAGCAGGCCGCTACCCTACAAAGACAGGCTGACTTACTGAACTTGGCCTACGAAGCAATTTTCGTGCGCAGCCAGCAAGGCACCATTACCTACTGGAACCGGGGGGCAGAGGCCATGTACGGCTGGTCACAGCAGGAGGTGCTGGGGCACAGCCCTCAAACTCTGCTGCAAACCCAGATGCCAGATTCTATCAGCAGCCTCAATGCTTTGGTCCTAGAGCAGGAGCGCTGGCAGGGAGAACTCAAGCACACCTGCAAAGACGGTCACCAAATCATCGTTGAGAGCCGTCAGGTATTGATTCGTGATGAAGCGGGCCGCCCCACCGGATTTTTAGAAGTCAATCGCGATATCACTGAGCGCAAGCAGATTGAGCAGGTTCAACAGCAGCTCGCCACCATTGTTGAAAATAGCCCTGACTTTGTGGCCACGGCAGATCTCGACGGACAGCTGCGCTACCTCAACCCGGCCGGTCGGGCACTGGTCGGGCTAAATCCCACCGAGCCGATCCGCCATCTCAATGGCAAGGACTTTCACCTGCCAGAGCGCAGCGCCTTTATGGAAAATCAGATGATGGCCACGCTGCTGGAGCAGGGCGTTTGGCAGGGAGAAACCCTGCTGCGGCACTTCCAATCAGGAGAGCTGATTCCGGTGTATCAGACGGCTTTTGTTATGCGCGATCGCAAAACCGGCCACCCGTTGAGCATTGCCACCGTCATTCGCGATATTCGAGAACGCAAGCAGGCAGAAGCCGACCTGCGTGAAGGCGAGAAGCGATTTCGCGCAGCCGTTCTCCATGCACCTCTGCCGATTATTCTGCACGCTGAAGATGGCGAAGTCGTAGAAGTCAACCGCTCTTGGACAGACCTATCTGGATATTCTCATGAGGAAATTCCCACCATCGCAGACTGGACAGAAAAAGCCTACGGCAACCGGCAGGAAGTTGTGCAGTCAGACATTGAGCATCTGCATCATCTTGACCACAGAGTTTCAGAAGGCGCATACACGATCAAAACCCGCTCAGGTGAAACTCGGGTTTGGGACTTTTACTCCGCCCCCTTGGGCCAGCTTTCCGACGGCAGAAGTTTGGTCATCAGCACAGCAATTGATATCACTGAGCGCAACCAGGCAGAAACAAATCTGCAGGAATCGCTCAAGGATCTGGCTGACTTCAAGTTTGCCCTCGATCAGTCTTCCATTGTTGCCATGACCGACGCCCAAGGCATCATTATCTACGTCAATGACAAATTCTGCGAGCTGTCGCAGTACTCCGCAGAAGAGCTAATCGGGCAGAACCATCGCATCATTAATTCCGGCTACCATTCCAGAGCTTTTTTCCACCAGATGTGGGCCACGATCTCAGCCGGGCAGGTGTGGCAGGGAGAGATTAGAAACCGTGCTAAAGACGGCACCTTTTACTGGGTTGCCACAACCATTGTGCCCTTTCTAGATCCCCAGGGCAGGCCGTATCAATACATTGCAGTACGCTCCGATATCACTGCTCGCAAAGCAGCAGAAGCCAACTTACAGCAGCTCAATGTCACCCTAGAGCAGCGGGTCGAAAAGCGCACCGCCCAGCTACAGGAGTCTAACCGAGATCTAGAAGCTTTTTCCTACACGGTGGCCCATGACCTGCGGGCTCCGCTGCGGGGCATTCAAGGATTTGCTCAGGCGCTGCTAGAAGACTACGGCGACCAGCTAGACGAAACTGCCCAGGAGTACATTCAGAGCATTTTTGAAGGCACCCACCGAATGAACCAGCTGGTCGATGACCTGCTAGCGTACAGCCGCCTCAGCCGCGAACAGGTGCGCCTGACAACAGTTTCCTTGGCCCATGTCGTCGCGGAGGCCCAAGACCAGCTTGCAGCAGATTTGCAGGAGCAGCAGGCCCAAGTCGTCGTCGCCAATTCCCTGCCCAGCGTGATTGGGCAGCGGCCCGTTTTAGTGCAGATGGTGGTCAATCTGCTGTCCAATGCAGTCAAGTTTGTGCCTGCAGGCAGTCAGCCCCAAGTGCGAATCTGGGCCGAGGGGCTAACAGACTCAGCCGCTGGAGTTACCTCCGATTCACCTTCTTCAGCACGAGTGCGTCTTTGGGTCGAAGACAACGGTATTGGTATTGAGCCAGAGTATCGAGAGCAGATATTTGGCGTTTTTGAACGGCTGCACAGCAGAGACGCTTATCCAGGCACAGGCATTGGGCTGGCAATTGTGCGAAAGGGCGCAGAGCGCTTAGGTGGACGAGTTGGTGTAGAGACTGCTCCAGGCCAGGGCAGTCGTTTTTGGATTGAGCTACGGGGAGCGGAATGA
- a CDS encoding response regulator, with the protein MTQQKTVLVVEDDAPDLFPLKRAFRQLDPGFELKVVETGQDAVRYLQGEGAYCDRNQHPLPILIILDLRLPGMSGLDLLKWIRQQPQFTDLPTVALTAFGNRDLPRAYDLGINFYLLKPAEAHSLAEVLQALDLYQG; encoded by the coding sequence ATGACCCAGCAGAAAACAGTTTTAGTGGTGGAAGATGATGCACCTGATTTGTTCCCCTTAAAACGCGCTTTCCGACAGCTAGACCCCGGATTTGAGCTGAAGGTAGTAGAGACCGGGCAGGATGCAGTGCGTTATCTACAGGGTGAGGGGGCCTATTGCGATCGCAATCAACATCCCCTGCCGATCCTGATCATCTTAGATCTGCGGCTGCCCGGTATGTCGGGTCTAGACCTGCTTAAGTGGATCCGGCAACAGCCCCAATTTACTGATTTGCCTACCGTTGCTTTGACCGCCTTTGGCAACCGCGACCTGCCCCGCGCCTACGATCTGGGCATCAACTTTTATCTGCTCAAACCTGCCGAGGCGCACTCCTTAGCCGAAGTGCTGCAGGCCCTAGACCTCTATCAAGGCTAA